Proteins found in one Sorghum bicolor cultivar BTx623 chromosome 1, Sorghum_bicolor_NCBIv3, whole genome shotgun sequence genomic segment:
- the LOC8083688 gene encoding myb-related protein 2, translated as MYHHQQQLQSHSHFLSSRQTFPPERHMILQGGSIPAESGLVLSTDAKPRLKWTPELHERFVEAVNQLGGPDKATPKTIMRLMGVPGLTLYHLKSHLQKYRLSKNIHAQANGGNAKNVVGCAMAMEKPPEGNGSPASHLNLGTQTNKSVHIGEALQMQIEVQRRLHEQLEVQRHLQLRIEAQGKYLQSVLEKAQETLSKQNAGSVGVETAKMQLSELVSKVSTECLQHSFTGFEEIEGSQILQGHTIQLGDGSVDSCLTACDGSQKDQDILSISLSAHRGKEIGGMAFDMQAKERREDLFLDKLSMMPPSHLDRHERDSFSMTRKAAKLDLNINDTTDGPQNCKKIDLNGFNWT; from the exons ATgtatcatcatcaacaacagcTTCAGAGCCACAGCCATTTCCTGTCTTCTAGGCAGACATTCCCTCCAGAAAGGCACATGATTCTGCAAGGAGGGAGCATTCCAGCAGAGTCAGGGCTTGTGCTTTCGACTGATGCTAAACCTAGGTTAAAATGGACGCCTGAACTACATGAGCGTTTTGTGGAGGCAGTAAATCAACTTGGTGGGCCTGATA AAGCTACACCAAAGACAATCATGAGACTCATGGGTGTCCCCGGACTAACACTATACCACCTTAAGAGTCATCTTCAG AAATACAGGCTAAGCAAAAACATTCATGCCCAAGCTAATGGTGGAAATGCAAAAAATG TGGTTGGCTGCGCCATGGCAATGGAGAAACCACCTGAAGGAAATGGATCACCGGCTAGCCACTTAAATCTTGGAACCCAGACAAACAA ATCTGTGCACATAGGTGAAGCCCTTCAGATGCAAATTGAAGTACAGCGCCGACTGCATGAGCAACTTGAG GTACAAAGACATTTGCAACTCCGCATTGAAGCACAAGGGAAGTACCTACAATCTGTGCTAGAAAAGGCACAGGAGACACTTTCAAAGCAGAATGCAGGGTCAGTCGGTGTAGAAACCGCGAAGATGCAACTGTCAGAATTAGTCTCAAAGGTATCAACAGAATGCCTCCAGCATTCATTTACAGGCTTTGAAGAGATTGAAGGTTCCCAAATTCTACAAGGGCACACCATCCAACTTGGCGACGGGTCAGTTGACAGCTGCTTAACTGCTTGTGATGGCTCACAGAAAGATCAAGATATCCTATCAATCAGCCTTTCTGCTCACAGAGGAAAGGAGATAGGAGGCATGGCCTTTGATATGCAAGCGAAAGAAAGAAGAGAGGATTTGTTTCTTGACAAGCTAAGCATGATGCCTCCAAGCCACTTAGACAGGCATGAGAGAGACAGTTTTAGTATGACACGCAAGGCAGCAAAATTGGATCTGAATATCAATGACACCACTGACGGGCCACAGAACTGCAAGAAAATTGACTTGAATGGGTTCAACTGGACCTAA